A stretch of DNA from Rhizobium sp. EC-SD404:
GCACTGGCTGATCGTTCTGGTCGTCGTTCTGCTTCTTTTCGGCCGTGGCAAGATCCCCGAGCTGATGGGCGACGTCGCAAAAGGCATCAAGAGTTTCAAGCGCGGAATGAACGACGACGAGACTGCGGCAACGCCCGACAGTTCCAAGACGGTCGAGCATCAGGCTGAAGAGCGCAAGGATCGGGTGAGCTAAGTCGGCCTGACCGCCTTTAGAGCTCAGCGCGAGGAGCGTTCAATTCGATGTTCGACCTAGGTTGGGGAGAAATCCTCGTCATCGCGATCGTGCTGATCCTCGTCGTCGGCCCGAAGGACTTGCCGCGTGTTTTGCGGACGTTCGGGCGGTCGATGACGAAGCTCAGATCCATGGCCGGAGAATTCCGCAGCCAGTTTGACGAGGCCTTGAAGGAAGCGGAGCTCGATGACGTTCGAAAGACCGTCAACGACGCCCGCAAGCTCAATCCGGCCCGCGAATTGCGTGATGCGCTGAACCCGCTGAAGCAGGCCGGCGACGAAATCCGCTCCGATATCAACCGGGCGATGCGCGACAAGCCAACCGTCGCGCAGAAGGATCCTTCGGCTCCGGCACCCGGTTCGGAACCAGCGGACCCCGCACCGGCACAGACGGTCGCGGCTGCTGCTTCGTCGACTGCTACGTCGTCGATTGCTGCAGCATCCGCCACGTCGGCTTCAGCATCATCCGCTGCGGCCGTTTCGAAGACAGCTACGGTCGCGAAACCGGCAGCGACCGCAAAGCCTGTCGCTCCAGTCAAACCGGCCGCACCCGCCAAGCCGGCTTCGTCCAGCAGCGGCTCGCCAAAGAGCGCAGCCGGAGTCGCCAAGCCGGAAGTTGTGAGCGCGGCAACGGTTGGCGCGCCTCCGAGCAGTGTACGCAAGCCAACGGCCGCGAAGACACCCAGGTCCAAGCCGTCGGCACCGGCCGGTGCTGCCAATCCGAAGCCGAACCAGGCGTCTGCCGATAAGCCTGCTGCGGCCCCAAGGGCCCGCGCAGCAGCGAAAAAGACAGGTGAAGCGTGAGCGCGGATATCGAGGACAAGCCACAGCCACTGATCGAGCACCTGATCGAGCTTCGTTCGAGGCTCATGTGGGCCGTCGGCGCATTCTTCCTTGCCTTCCTTCTGTGCTTTTTCTACGCGCAGCCGCTGTTCAACATCCTCGTTTATCCATTCCAGTGGGCCGTCAGCTGGGCTGGCCTGGATGGCCGCGAGGTCGAGCTTATCTACACCGCGCCTCAGGAATTCTTCTTCACGCAGATCAAGATCGGCATGTTCGGTGGCTTCGTGCTCGCCTTTCCGGTCATCGCCGCGCAGATCTACAAGTTCGTTGCGCCAGGCCTCTACAAGAACGAAAAACAGGCATTCCTTCCGTTCCTGGTCGCATCACCGATCCTGTTCCTGATCGGTGGGGCGCTCGTCTATTTCTTCTTCACGCCCATGGTCATGTGGTTCTTCCTGGCGATGGAACAGACCGGCGCCGGTGGTGAAGTCGCCATCCAGCTGCTCCCGCGCGTTTCGGAATATCTCGGGCTCGTCATGACCCTGATTTTTGCGTTCGGGCTTGTGTTCCAGCTGCCCGTGGTGACGACGCTGATGGTGAAGACCGGCCTGATCTCCGTTCAGGCACTGATCGACAAGCGCAAATTCGCGATCGTCATCGCGTTCGTGGCTGCCGCAATTTTGACCCCGCCGGACCCGGTGAGCCAGATCGGCCTCGCCCTGCCGACGATCCTTCTCTACGAAATCTCGATCATGATCGGCCGCCGGATCGAAAAGCAGCGCAAGAGCGACCAAGCCAAGGATGAGGCAGCCGTAGCGCCGTCGGACGATTGACGGCCCGGCTGGGCGCATGCGCGGAGTAGGACTTCCGCTTCCCGCTCAAATCGCGTAGAGCGCGCGCAGTTCTATACGCCAAATCCACGCACCTCGAAGACTTCTGGACGCGCCATGCTCGATATCAAATGGATCCGTGACAATCCCGGCCTCATGGACCAGGCGTTGAAGAAGCGCGGTGCGGAGCCGATTGCCGAGCGTCTGATCGCGCTCGACGAAGCACGCCGTGCCGAGATCGCGCGTCTCCAGGACATGCAGTCGCGTCGAAATTCCGCGTCCAAGGAAATCGGCGCCGCCATGGCCGCCGGCGACAAGGAACGTGCCGA
This window harbors:
- the tatB gene encoding Sec-independent protein translocase protein TatB yields the protein MFDLGWGEILVIAIVLILVVGPKDLPRVLRTFGRSMTKLRSMAGEFRSQFDEALKEAELDDVRKTVNDARKLNPARELRDALNPLKQAGDEIRSDINRAMRDKPTVAQKDPSAPAPGSEPADPAPAQTVAAAASSTATSSIAAASATSASASSAAAVSKTATVAKPAATAKPVAPVKPAAPAKPASSSSGSPKSAAGVAKPEVVSAATVGAPPSSVRKPTAAKTPRSKPSAPAGAANPKPNQASADKPAAAPRARAAAKKTGEA
- the tatC gene encoding twin-arginine translocase subunit TatC; protein product: MSADIEDKPQPLIEHLIELRSRLMWAVGAFFLAFLLCFFYAQPLFNILVYPFQWAVSWAGLDGREVELIYTAPQEFFFTQIKIGMFGGFVLAFPVIAAQIYKFVAPGLYKNEKQAFLPFLVASPILFLIGGALVYFFFTPMVMWFFLAMEQTGAGGEVAIQLLPRVSEYLGLVMTLIFAFGLVFQLPVVTTLMVKTGLISVQALIDKRKFAIVIAFVAAAILTPPDPVSQIGLALPTILLYEISIMIGRRIEKQRKSDQAKDEAAVAPSDD
- a CDS encoding twin-arginine translocase TatA/TatE family subunit, which gives rise to MGSFSIWHWLIVLVVVLLLFGRGKIPELMGDVAKGIKSFKRGMNDDETAATPDSSKTVEHQAEERKDRVS